A section of the Acidobacteriota bacterium genome encodes:
- a CDS encoding prepilin-type N-terminal cleavage/methylation domain-containing protein, with protein sequence MATTVEVENKPAAEVRRSQSGFSLLEVVISMAILTIGLVSLLGVFGIAMAATQDSQQDMIAKQLANEAVESIVTARNTAQLQWSDIQNVSDGGIFLNNYQQMFVAGADGVLGTADDISGGVYQKLTEPGPDGIYGTSDDIKLPLSNYQRKIEIQPVTDASGNVVASLRAVNVTIQYNTPRLQSSKTYVLTSFVSQFR encoded by the coding sequence ATGGCAACGACAGTAGAAGTGGAAAACAAGCCGGCAGCCGAGGTTCGCAGATCGCAAAGCGGATTTTCGCTGCTCGAAGTGGTCATCTCCATGGCAATTCTCACCATCGGGCTGGTCAGTCTCTTGGGCGTGTTCGGCATTGCGATGGCGGCGACGCAGGACTCACAGCAAGACATGATCGCGAAGCAACTGGCCAACGAAGCGGTCGAGAGTATTGTCACTGCGCGCAATACCGCCCAATTGCAATGGAGCGATATCCAGAACGTGTCCGATGGCGGCATCTTTCTGAATAATTATCAGCAGATGTTCGTGGCCGGCGCGGACGGCGTGCTGGGAACGGCAGACGACATCTCGGGTGGCGTCTATCAGAAACTTACCGAACCGGGCCCGGACGGAATCTACGGGACCTCGGATGACATCAAGCTTCCCCTGTCGAACTACCAGCGCAAGATTGAGATTCAGCCAGTGACGGACGCAAGTGGAAACGTCGTGGCCTCGCTGCGCGCTGTCAACGTGACGATCCAGTACAACACACCGCGGTTGCAGTCTTCGAAGACGTATGTACTGACATCGTTTGTTTCGCAGTTCCGGTAA
- a CDS encoding TonB family protein, with product MFPQPMSWSEAREEDSNPLARTDLVEALEQQIAGGFPLGLALDLVLNELVVRAATATRARSAALALKRDDEMVCRAATGDHAPDLGISLNTRDGLSGACLRTHKSQLCLDTETDPRVDAEAARRLGIRSMLIVPVLDSADLVGVLEVFATDSSEFVDTDQNLLEIFAREVTRIRRAALELEQRPKIATVPDITPFVLSSTYTVPNKHAPYEIWTLVLGGLAILLAVAISFLIGSRIGWLGTGGTRGSVAPAPQVAEKSSGPSTTPARQQSAADVTAKPPSDANPGGLVVYQKGKVVFRMDPAAPKKSAASDAGPGAATVGPSGRVWLAPDLAESRLRQRTEPQYPPDALAAHRTGEVVLEVIVAADGSIASTSVLTGDPLLAAAATDAVRNWRYEPYRLQGRPAEFQTDVTLKFSLPD from the coding sequence ATGTTCCCGCAACCCATGTCGTGGTCTGAAGCGCGCGAAGAAGATTCCAATCCGCTTGCCCGGACGGATCTGGTGGAAGCCCTTGAGCAGCAAATCGCCGGCGGCTTTCCGCTCGGACTCGCTCTCGATTTGGTGCTCAATGAATTAGTGGTGCGCGCCGCTACCGCCACGCGCGCCCGATCCGCTGCCCTGGCCCTCAAGCGCGATGACGAAATGGTGTGCCGCGCCGCCACCGGAGACCACGCTCCCGATCTCGGCATCTCTCTCAACACGCGCGACGGCCTCTCCGGTGCCTGTCTGCGCACACACAAATCCCAACTCTGTCTCGACACCGAAACCGATCCCCGGGTCGATGCTGAAGCCGCTCGCCGGCTGGGAATCCGCTCCATGCTGATCGTTCCCGTGCTGGATTCGGCGGACTTGGTCGGAGTGCTGGAAGTGTTCGCTACCGACTCGTCGGAGTTTGTCGACACCGATCAGAACCTGCTGGAGATCTTTGCTCGTGAGGTGACTCGAATCCGCCGTGCCGCGCTTGAACTGGAACAGCGGCCAAAAATCGCGACTGTCCCGGACATAACGCCCTTCGTGCTCTCGTCTACCTATACGGTGCCGAACAAGCATGCGCCCTACGAAATCTGGACTCTCGTTCTCGGCGGTCTAGCCATTTTGCTTGCGGTTGCGATCAGCTTCCTGATTGGATCCCGTATCGGATGGCTTGGCACAGGGGGAACGCGTGGATCGGTTGCGCCGGCGCCGCAAGTTGCTGAAAAAAGTTCCGGTCCCTCCACAACTCCGGCAAGACAACAGAGTGCTGCGGACGTCACCGCTAAGCCTCCGTCCGACGCGAACCCCGGTGGGCTCGTCGTCTACCAGAAAGGCAAAGTTGTTTTCCGGATGGATCCGGCTGCGCCGAAAAAATCCGCTGCCAGTGATGCGGGACCCGGAGCGGCTACCGTCGGCCCTTCTGGACGCGTTTGGCTCGCACCCGATCTAGCCGAAAGCCGGTTGCGCCAGCGCACCGAACCGCAGTATCCGCCGGATGCCTTAGCCGCTCACCGCACCGGAGAGGTTGTTCTGGAAGTAATCGTTGCCGCGGACGGCTCGATCGCGTCTACCAGCGTCCTGACCGGCGATCCACTCCTGGCCGCAGCCGCCACCGACGCTGTCCGCAACTGGCGTTACGAACCGTACCGCCTCCAGGGCCGTCCCGCGGAATTCCAAACTGATGTCACTTTGAAGTTTTCGCTGCCGGATTAA
- a CDS encoding MFS transporter has translation MTADQPSRFPLTSEQRHAVSASFLGWTLDAFDFFVLVFMVDVLAAHFGVSPSKIIFTTAITLAMRPLGALLFGMLADRYGRRTPLMANVVFFSVVELLCGFAPNYTVFLILRAIYGIGMGGEWGVGASLAMESVPAKWRGTISGIVQSGYSCGYLLAAVAAKVILPMWGWRAMFWAGGLPALLAFYIRFKVTESEAWKQHRMPGFRAIVSTAAANWKLFLYMVGMMSCMHFLSHGTQDLYPHFLKSVHGFSTSTVANIAIIYNLGSLLGALTFGQLSEHIGRRKSLISAALLSLCVIPLWAFGNKLTALAVGAFLMQVGVQGAWGIIPAHLNELSPAAVRGLIPGLAYQLGILVASPVNSIEYALRDHFGYSRALAGFEIANIILLTVVVALGPEKKGRDFLAGPDRTGP, from the coding sequence ATGACAGCGGATCAACCTTCGCGGTTCCCTCTCACTTCCGAGCAGCGCCACGCCGTCAGTGCCAGCTTTCTGGGCTGGACGCTGGATGCCTTCGACTTCTTCGTACTGGTCTTCATGGTCGACGTTCTGGCCGCGCACTTTGGAGTGTCGCCGTCCAAGATCATCTTCACCACCGCTATCACTCTGGCGATGCGTCCCTTGGGAGCCTTGCTCTTCGGCATGTTGGCCGACCGCTACGGGCGCCGCACACCACTCATGGCCAACGTGGTGTTTTTTTCAGTCGTGGAGTTGCTCTGCGGATTCGCTCCCAACTACACCGTGTTCCTGATCCTCCGGGCGATCTACGGTATCGGCATGGGGGGAGAATGGGGCGTCGGGGCGTCGCTGGCGATGGAGAGTGTCCCTGCAAAATGGCGCGGCACAATTTCCGGGATCGTGCAGTCCGGATATTCCTGCGGTTATCTACTAGCCGCGGTGGCCGCGAAAGTCATCCTGCCGATGTGGGGATGGCGGGCGATGTTCTGGGCGGGCGGCCTGCCCGCACTCCTGGCTTTCTACATTCGCTTCAAGGTGACGGAGTCGGAAGCGTGGAAGCAGCATCGGATGCCGGGCTTTCGCGCGATTGTCAGTACAGCGGCAGCAAATTGGAAACTGTTCCTGTACATGGTCGGCATGATGAGTTGCATGCATTTTCTGTCCCATGGAACGCAGGATTTGTATCCCCACTTCCTGAAATCGGTGCATGGCTTCTCCACGTCGACCGTGGCGAACATCGCGATCATCTACAACCTCGGATCGCTGCTCGGAGCGCTCACCTTCGGACAACTCTCGGAGCATATCGGGCGACGAAAGAGCCTGATCAGCGCGGCGCTGCTTTCTTTGTGTGTGATCCCACTGTGGGCTTTTGGCAACAAGTTGACGGCGTTGGCAGTGGGCGCGTTTCTGATGCAGGTGGGAGTGCAGGGTGCGTGGGGAATCATCCCAGCCCATCTGAACGAACTGTCTCCGGCGGCGGTTCGCGGGCTGATTCCGGGATTGGCGTACCAACTGGGAATTCTGGTGGCTTCGCCCGTCAACAGTATTGAATACGCATTGCGCGATCACTTCGGATACTCACGGGCGCTGGCTGGCTTCGAGATTGCGAACATCATCCTGCTTACGGTCGTGGTCGCTCTCGGGCCAGAAAAGAAAGGCAGGGACTTTCTTGCAGGACCAGACCGCACCGGACCTTAG
- a CDS encoding Ig-like domain-containing protein yields the protein MKPVERVGTPRSHAVRPLRSSFGRPGTRLMAASCLVFCMLASVAFAQTPVPTSHGDNARTGANTNEGLLTPGNIDKNNFGRLFSYPLDYQALAQPLYVPNVNIPGKGVHNVVYVATMADTVYAFDAESNGGANATPLWQVNFTDPGNGITTASGAFLPCATTEDRGPGFTQEGIVATPAIDTVTNTMYVVAKILDNGTVRHQLHALDVATGQEKPGSPVTISATITSNAGTVVNFNSLHQKNRPGLLFLNGIVYLAFGSNYCNDNNHSWVLGYDGATLQQTGVFNTNPDHGLTSIWQAGGGLAADDAGYIYPLTSEGNFDVDTGGQGYTHAVLKLDGNLDLVDYFIPGSVAFLNAHDLDLSGCSPLVLPDLEGPFPHVIVASGKQGTIYVLNRDLLGMYAPNDTQIIQELVGVVGSMRGAPAYWNGRLYFSAKADFLKVFSISGGMLSSAPVASTTLKLTGAHAPSISANGNTNGIVWEFNGGQLYAYDAISLKMLYNSHQMSRDNLPEISHFVTQTVANGRVYMATRTTLEVFGLRHYMSLIAGANQTAPVKTPLPQPIQVQAVQAYSNVPFPGVTVTFSDGGKGGSFNPASATTDSSGIATTVYTTPAKVGTYTLTASSVGFGDLLFSASATAGAPVRMVNAGGPGQTGPAGTVLPILLGVTVQDANKNGVPNVTVTFDDGGKGGILTPSTLVTDAAGKARVSYQLPNLPGKVIVVANSTGLKAVKFGETAVIGPPANVAIISGDSQSATVTSPLPQSLAVKVTDQGGNAVAGTSVTFTAPSGSFTGSPATTDSGGSASAAYTAGTIAGPVTITATAGSASASFHETITPGPPSSVTVSGGDGQIGPAGSLLPQPLAVIVADQYANPVSGVDVVFDDAGSGGQFSGNPVATDNTGTALDFYQLPGVPGGVTISASAAGVGSPALFTEVAQ from the coding sequence ATGAAGCCCGTCGAGCGAGTGGGTACCCCCCGCTCCCATGCAGTGCGTCCGTTGCGTTCGAGTTTTGGCCGGCCAGGCACCAGGCTCATGGCCGCGAGTTGCCTTGTGTTCTGCATGCTTGCGTCCGTCGCTTTCGCACAGACGCCCGTGCCGACCAGTCACGGAGACAACGCGCGCACCGGCGCGAACACCAACGAAGGTCTGCTGACTCCCGGCAACATCGACAAGAATAACTTTGGCCGTCTCTTCAGCTACCCGCTTGACTATCAGGCTCTGGCGCAACCCTTGTACGTCCCGAACGTGAATATACCGGGCAAGGGAGTGCACAACGTCGTCTATGTGGCGACCATGGCTGATACGGTTTACGCCTTCGATGCGGAGAGCAACGGAGGAGCCAACGCCACACCCCTGTGGCAGGTGAATTTCACGGATCCGGGCAACGGCATTACGACCGCGAGCGGGGCTTTTCTGCCCTGCGCTACCACGGAAGATCGAGGACCTGGTTTCACGCAGGAGGGAATTGTTGCCACCCCTGCCATCGATACCGTCACGAATACCATGTACGTGGTCGCGAAGATCCTGGACAACGGGACCGTGCGCCATCAGTTGCACGCCTTGGATGTGGCAACCGGGCAGGAGAAGCCCGGCAGTCCGGTAACGATTAGCGCTACGATCACCAGCAACGCTGGAACAGTCGTCAACTTCAATAGTCTGCATCAGAAGAACCGTCCCGGCCTGCTCTTCCTCAATGGCATCGTGTACCTCGCCTTTGGTTCGAACTACTGCAATGACAACAACCATTCCTGGGTGCTGGGCTATGACGGCGCCACGTTGCAGCAGACCGGTGTTTTCAATACCAATCCTGATCACGGCCTGACCTCGATCTGGCAAGCCGGTGGTGGTTTGGCTGCGGACGACGCTGGATACATCTATCCATTAACGTCCGAAGGAAATTTCGACGTTGACACTGGTGGCCAGGGCTACACGCACGCCGTGCTTAAACTGGACGGCAATCTGGATCTGGTCGATTACTTCATTCCCGGCTCGGTGGCATTCCTTAACGCTCACGATCTTGATCTCAGCGGCTGCTCGCCGCTCGTGTTGCCCGATCTGGAGGGACCATTCCCGCATGTCATCGTGGCATCCGGCAAGCAGGGCACCATCTACGTTCTGAATCGTGACCTTCTGGGCATGTATGCTCCGAATGATACTCAGATCATCCAGGAGCTGGTCGGTGTTGTCGGTTCGATGCGCGGCGCTCCAGCGTATTGGAACGGGCGGCTTTACTTCAGTGCGAAGGCTGATTTCCTGAAAGTATTTTCAATCTCCGGGGGCATGCTCTCGAGCGCACCGGTTGCCAGTACCACCCTCAAACTGACGGGCGCACACGCGCCATCGATCTCCGCCAATGGGAACACCAATGGAATTGTGTGGGAATTTAACGGCGGCCAGCTGTACGCCTACGACGCGATCAGCTTGAAGATGCTTTACAACTCGCACCAGATGTCGCGCGACAACCTGCCGGAAATTTCGCACTTCGTTACCCAGACCGTCGCCAATGGCAGAGTCTATATGGCGACCCGCACCACCCTGGAAGTATTCGGACTTCGTCACTACATGTCGCTCATCGCCGGAGCCAACCAGACCGCACCAGTCAAGACTCCGCTGCCGCAACCCATTCAGGTCCAGGCGGTACAGGCCTATTCGAATGTTCCGTTTCCCGGCGTCACCGTCACGTTCAGCGACGGCGGCAAAGGTGGCTCGTTCAATCCGGCATCGGCTACGACCGACTCCAGCGGCATCGCGACAACTGTCTACACGACACCTGCAAAAGTCGGGACCTACACGCTGACGGCTTCCTCAGTCGGCTTTGGCGATCTGCTCTTCTCGGCGAGCGCTACCGCAGGCGCGCCGGTGAGAATGGTGAATGCGGGCGGACCCGGCCAGACTGGACCCGCAGGCACAGTGTTGCCAATTCTGCTCGGTGTAACCGTGCAGGACGCCAATAAGAATGGTGTCCCCAATGTCACCGTGACGTTCGATGACGGTGGCAAAGGCGGTATCCTGACTCCTTCAACGCTGGTGACGGACGCAGCGGGCAAAGCTCGTGTCTCATACCAGTTGCCCAACCTTCCCGGTAAGGTCATTGTGGTTGCCAATTCGACCGGTCTGAAAGCCGTCAAGTTCGGCGAAACTGCTGTAATTGGGCCCCCCGCCAATGTTGCAATCATCTCCGGGGACAGTCAGTCCGCCACCGTTACCTCTCCACTTCCACAATCGCTCGCCGTGAAGGTGACCGATCAAGGAGGGAATGCAGTTGCCGGAACATCGGTGACATTCACGGCTCCGTCTGGAAGTTTTACCGGTAGTCCCGCCACAACCGACAGCGGTGGTAGTGCGAGCGCCGCCTACACGGCAGGGACGATCGCCGGTCCGGTCACAATTACCGCCACCGCAGGTTCCGCCTCCGCGTCGTTTCACGAAACCATCACTCCCGGACCGCCGTCGTCTGTGACGGTCAGCGGGGGCGATGGTCAGATCGGGCCTGCCGGATCTCTGCTACCACAGCCGCTCGCAGTGATCGTCGCCGACCAGTACGCGAACCCTGTTTCTGGTGTGGACGTCGTGTTTGACGATGCTGGAAGCGGAGGCCAATTCTCCGGCAATCCCGTCGCCACGGACAATACGGGAACCGCCCTGGACTTCTACCAACTGCCCGGCGTCCCGGGCGGTGTGACGATCAGTGCCAGCGCTGCCGGCGTCGGCAGTCCGGCGCTTTTTACCGAAGTTGCGCAATAG
- a CDS encoding UDP-glucose/GDP-mannose dehydrogenase family protein, producing the protein MRIAVVGSGYVGLVTGTCFAELGHEVVLVDNDENKLAELRAGKVPIHERFLNEMLARLRGHRMRFSGDLENAVRECDAIFIAVGTPPTDRGDADMSYVESVAREIAGAVDSYKVVVEKSTVPVYTSQWIRTVIIRNGASAASFDIASNPEFLREGTAVSDFLYPDRIVVGVENERCAAVLRQIYEPLTSGEYYRRADAIPCPNGAANPPRLILTSTRSAELIKHASNAFLAMKISFINAVASICESVGANVQQVCDGVGADSRIGPGFLKPGIGYGGSCFPKDLLAFRAVAKECGYDFRLLDEVIRINEDQRHRFLRKVRSVLWTLRGKRLGVLGLAFKGGTDDIRESPGLALVQELLHEGCHICAYDPAAMERAREILPSSVEYADGPYAAAAHADALLILTDWEEFAALDLVRLRKQLKYPIILDGRNLYDTQSMSAHGFSYYSVGRPAALTEEAAVAAEPARRQVS; encoded by the coding sequence ATGCGCATCGCAGTGGTTGGATCTGGTTATGTAGGGTTGGTTACAGGGACATGTTTTGCAGAACTCGGGCACGAAGTTGTGCTGGTCGACAATGATGAGAACAAACTGGCGGAACTTCGGGCCGGCAAGGTTCCCATTCATGAGCGCTTCCTGAATGAAATGTTGGCGCGGCTGCGCGGCCATCGCATGCGATTCTCAGGCGATCTGGAAAACGCGGTGCGGGAGTGCGACGCGATCTTCATCGCGGTCGGAACCCCTCCCACTGACCGGGGAGATGCGGACATGTCGTACGTCGAATCGGTGGCGCGTGAAATCGCGGGCGCGGTGGACAGCTACAAGGTAGTGGTCGAAAAGAGTACGGTGCCGGTATACACCAGCCAATGGATCCGCACCGTCATCATCCGCAACGGAGCGAGCGCGGCCTCGTTTGATATTGCTTCCAATCCTGAATTCCTGCGCGAAGGAACGGCGGTCAGCGATTTTCTCTACCCTGACCGCATCGTGGTGGGAGTGGAGAACGAACGCTGCGCCGCCGTACTGCGGCAGATTTATGAACCGCTGACGAGTGGCGAATATTACCGTCGCGCGGATGCGATCCCGTGCCCGAACGGTGCTGCGAACCCGCCCCGTCTGATCCTCACGAGCACGCGCAGCGCGGAATTGATTAAGCATGCTTCGAATGCATTCCTAGCCATGAAGATTTCTTTCATCAATGCGGTGGCGTCAATCTGCGAATCGGTGGGAGCGAATGTCCAGCAGGTATGCGATGGGGTAGGCGCAGATTCACGGATTGGGCCAGGCTTTCTGAAGCCAGGGATCGGCTACGGAGGATCGTGTTTCCCCAAAGACTTGCTGGCCTTCCGCGCAGTCGCGAAGGAATGTGGATACGATTTCCGGTTGCTCGACGAAGTCATCCGTATCAACGAAGACCAGCGCCATCGCTTCTTACGCAAGGTCCGCAGCGTGCTTTGGACATTGCGGGGCAAGCGTTTGGGAGTGCTCGGCCTCGCATTCAAAGGGGGTACGGACGACATCCGCGAATCGCCCGGCCTGGCGCTGGTCCAGGAACTGCTCCACGAGGGCTGCCACATTTGCGCCTACGACCCCGCGGCCATGGAGCGCGCCAGGGAGATTCTGCCGTCGAGCGTCGAATATGCGGACGGACCGTATGCGGCTGCGGCACACGCGGATGCGTTGCTGATCCTGACGGATTGGGAAGAATTTGCAGCGCTGGATCTAGTCCGCCTGCGAAAGCAGTTGAAATATCCCATTATTCTTGACGGGCGGAACTTGTATGATACTCAAAGCATGTCGGCGCATGGTTTTTCGTATTACAGCGTGGGCCGCCCGGCGGCGTTGACGGAAGAGGCGGCGGTTGCGGCCGAACCGGCAAGAAGGCAGGTTTCCTGA
- a CDS encoding TonB-dependent receptor — MNQTFLRAGFLAAFLVVLPPGAIAQDRSGELRLSVSDASGAALPAHGTLSSQANHFELSFDTSASGEYVARKLPLGAYKLTLEEAGFSIFATLIEIRSELPLKFAASLAVASVTQTVNVQDSDTLMDTINTGNTYQLGAIALRDWKATAPGRQAIDVVQTQPGWLLEANGVLHPRGAEYDTQYVVDGLPILNNRSPAFSATEDLEDVQSVKMYTSGIPAEFGRKVGGVIETVSDRNPARGLHGTVLLGGGSFGTANGFLGTSYYDGRNVLGLSMESARTDRFLDPPVLQNFTNRATMASVKGSFERDLTPQDRLRFSVIYARSGLLVPNELIQQDAGQRQDRNNKEVSGQFSYQHTFSSDVMGTVQGRVRDTEAGLVSNALSTPIEVFQDRGFREGYLSGTVAAALKHHELKAGVDMIYTLVHERFSYHITDPEGFDPSTPIDFAFHESGRDREQAIFFQDNIHFGNLNVSAGIRFDHYQVRVDESAFSPRVGFAWYVPKLGVVFRGSYDRVFGTPAIENLLLSTSAEVRTLDGEAAQLTLRPSRGNYYELGATKELFRKAHISANLFRRNLRNFADDDVLLNTGVSFPIALHSADVYGVESQFVLPQWGPVTAWVSYSYQVASAQLPVVGGLFLGEDVSDELNSHARVWNSQDQRHTVHGQVRYQPWSRFWVALGSSYGTGLPVELDGEDIATLVEQFGQAVVDRVNLPAGRVKPLLAVDLSGAVDLYRKETRAVRLQCDIRNLNDRLNVINFASIFSGTAIGSPRSVSVRLRFDY; from the coding sequence GTGAATCAAACTTTCTTACGTGCCGGATTCCTTGCGGCTTTCCTGGTCGTGTTGCCGCCGGGCGCAATCGCACAAGATCGCTCGGGTGAACTTCGCCTCTCGGTGTCGGACGCTTCCGGCGCCGCTTTGCCCGCTCATGGCACGCTTTCAAGCCAGGCCAATCACTTCGAGTTGAGCTTCGATACTTCAGCCTCCGGGGAATATGTCGCCCGCAAGCTTCCGCTGGGTGCTTACAAACTGACCCTGGAGGAGGCTGGATTCTCGATCTTCGCCACACTGATCGAAATCCGCTCCGAATTGCCGCTGAAATTTGCGGCTTCGCTCGCCGTCGCTTCCGTGACGCAAACCGTCAATGTCCAGGATTCCGACACGCTGATGGACACCATCAATACCGGGAACACCTATCAACTCGGGGCGATCGCTTTGCGCGATTGGAAGGCAACCGCCCCCGGACGGCAGGCAATCGACGTTGTGCAGACCCAGCCCGGCTGGCTGCTTGAAGCCAATGGCGTGCTGCATCCGCGCGGTGCGGAATACGACACACAATATGTAGTCGACGGCCTGCCCATTTTGAACAATCGTTCCCCCGCGTTCTCCGCCACCGAGGATTTAGAGGATGTGCAGTCCGTGAAGATGTATACCTCAGGCATCCCCGCTGAATTCGGACGAAAAGTCGGTGGCGTCATCGAAACTGTGTCGGACCGTAATCCGGCCCGTGGGTTGCACGGCACGGTACTGCTGGGTGGAGGTAGCTTCGGCACCGCGAACGGCTTCCTGGGGACCAGTTACTACGACGGTCGCAATGTATTGGGCCTGAGCATGGAGAGTGCGCGCACCGACCGCTTTCTCGACCCGCCCGTCCTCCAGAACTTCACCAACCGCGCGACCATGGCCAGCGTGAAGGGAAGCTTCGAGCGTGACCTCACTCCCCAGGATCGACTCCGCTTTTCCGTGATCTATGCGCGCTCGGGATTGTTGGTTCCCAATGAATTGATCCAGCAGGACGCCGGCCAGCGACAGGACCGCAACAATAAGGAAGTGTCCGGGCAGTTTTCCTATCAGCACACTTTTTCGTCCGACGTGATGGGCACAGTGCAAGGCCGAGTGCGCGATACCGAAGCGGGCCTGGTTTCCAATGCGCTTTCTACGCCGATCGAAGTTTTTCAGGATCGTGGATTTCGCGAAGGCTATCTCAGTGGCACCGTCGCCGCCGCACTGAAACACCACGAACTGAAGGCGGGTGTGGACATGATCTACACCCTGGTTCACGAACGATTCTCCTATCACATTACGGATCCCGAAGGTTTCGATCCGTCTACTCCCATCGATTTCGCGTTTCACGAGAGTGGACGCGACCGGGAACAAGCGATTTTCTTTCAGGACAACATTCATTTCGGCAACCTGAATGTCAGCGCCGGTATTCGCTTCGACCACTATCAAGTCAGAGTTGATGAATCGGCGTTCAGTCCTCGTGTTGGCTTTGCCTGGTATGTGCCGAAATTGGGCGTCGTGTTTCGTGGATCGTATGACCGCGTGTTTGGTACGCCGGCCATTGAAAACCTTCTCCTTAGCACCTCGGCAGAAGTGCGCACACTGGATGGCGAGGCCGCCCAACTTACATTGCGACCGTCGCGCGGCAACTATTACGAGTTGGGGGCCACGAAAGAGCTATTCCGGAAAGCACATATCTCTGCGAATCTGTTTCGAAGAAATCTGCGGAATTTTGCCGACGACGATGTGCTGCTCAATACCGGAGTCAGCTTTCCCATCGCGCTCCATTCCGCGGATGTCTACGGTGTCGAGAGTCAATTCGTGCTCCCGCAGTGGGGACCAGTCACTGCGTGGGTCAGTTATTCGTATCAGGTGGCCTCGGCCCAGCTTCCGGTTGTAGGAGGGCTGTTCCTGGGTGAGGACGTGAGCGATGAGCTGAATTCTCACGCCCGTGTCTGGAATTCGCAGGACCAGCGGCATACCGTCCATGGGCAAGTTCGTTATCAGCCATGGTCAAGGTTCTGGGTGGCGCTCGGTTCCTCGTACGGGACTGGCCTTCCGGTAGAACTTGATGGCGAAGACATCGCCACATTGGTGGAACAGTTCGGCCAAGCGGTGGTAGATCGAGTCAACCTGCCCGCCGGCCGCGTCAAGCCGTTGCTGGCGGTCGACCTCTCCGGCGCAGTGGACCTGTACCGCAAAGAAACTCGCGCCGTACGTTTGCAATGCGACATAAGGAATTTGAACGACCGCTTGAATGTCATTAACTTCGCCAGCATTTTCTCGGGCACCGCGATTGGCTCACCACGCAGCGTCTCCGTGCGGTTGCGTTTCGATTACTAA
- a CDS encoding PilZ domain-containing protein, translating to MDLRVLVVCPDQDSANLLSTVLTEMDIAAEHTPSISRGLERLHKDTFDAVILDYRADQSSEEFVAKLRQTHTKSRKTLLIAILDADFSARPLFGLGANFVLYRPLSIDRIRLSLRAARGLMRRERRRGPRIPLNSPTTVAYPGKEDGSGTIVDLSDGGTSLRSGDPLPPAGKVYFQFALPGQQKPVRLSGEVAWQDAAGRTGIRFVDVPQSSRRLMHEWLLQNSFRSAPDKDAPPARPVTPQGSQPRPEANKPGLAGNRRGERRFACKLGAELYRAGSSVPMRCTLSDVSEGGCYVEMPSPLSGQPSVEIVVRTADMKLKIRGQVQAVHPGFGMGVRFTFDSEAEREEILRLLAQLAAGPTLDEMPR from the coding sequence ATGGATTTGCGCGTTCTTGTGGTGTGTCCGGACCAGGACTCGGCAAACTTGCTGAGCACCGTACTCACGGAAATGGACATTGCGGCGGAGCACACGCCCTCCATTTCCCGCGGACTGGAACGCCTGCATAAAGACACGTTCGACGCAGTCATCCTTGACTATCGGGCTGACCAGAGCTCTGAAGAATTTGTGGCCAAGCTGCGCCAGACTCATACCAAGAGTCGGAAGACGCTTCTCATCGCGATCCTCGACGCGGACTTCAGCGCTCGCCCACTTTTTGGACTGGGCGCAAATTTTGTTCTCTACCGGCCACTCTCCATCGATCGGATTCGGCTCAGCCTGCGCGCGGCCCGAGGCTTGATGCGTCGCGAGCGGCGACGCGGCCCTCGCATTCCGCTGAATTCACCGACCACGGTTGCCTATCCAGGCAAGGAAGATGGCAGTGGAACCATCGTGGATCTCAGCGATGGCGGTACCTCATTGCGGAGCGGAGATCCTCTGCCTCCCGCCGGTAAAGTGTATTTTCAGTTTGCTCTTCCCGGACAACAGAAACCGGTACGCCTCTCCGGAGAAGTGGCCTGGCAGGATGCGGCGGGCCGTACCGGAATCCGCTTCGTGGATGTTCCCCAGTCCTCGCGCCGGCTCATGCACGAGTGGCTCCTGCAGAATAGTTTTCGGTCCGCTCCAGACAAGGATGCACCGCCTGCGCGTCCCGTCACGCCCCAAGGTTCGCAACCACGGCCGGAAGCAAACAAGCCCGGACTAGCTGGGAATCGTCGTGGCGAGCGCCGCTTCGCCTGTAAGCTGGGCGCGGAACTCTACCGCGCGGGCAGCAGCGTACCGATGCGCTGCACATTGTCTGACGTAAGCGAAGGCGGCTGTTACGTGGAGATGCCGTCCCCTCTTTCCGGCCAGCCTTCCGTTGAGATCGTGGTTCGCACGGCGGACATGAAACTGAAGATTCGGGGTCAGGTACAGGCTGTTCATCCTGGATTTGGAATGGGCGTGCGCTTCACGTTTGACAGTGAGGCCGAACGCGAAGAAATCCTGCGCCTCCTGGCGCAACTCGCTGCCGGTCCCACTCTCGATGAGATGCCGCGCTAG